AAAACCAAAGCGGAGCGTGTGTTGGACGAGAACGGCGCCGTCAAGGGATACCGGCTGAACGGGCAAAAACAATTCATCACCAACGGCGGCGTGGCGCAACTTTTCACGATCCTGGCGGACGCCCCTGACGGGCCTTCCTTTTTCGTGGTCGAGGGGGGCACGGAGGGGCTGATCCCCGGAAAACACGAAGATAAACACGGTATCAGAGCCTCCAACACCTGTTCCTTGACGCTGGAGGACCTTTACGTCCCGGTGGAAAATCTGGTTGGAGGCGTAGAAGGGCAGGGTCTAAAGCAATCCAACCAGGTGTTCGGCTATACCCGGTTGATGGTGGCCACCTTTGGGCTTGGCGGCGGGGTTGCGGCCTTGGACAAGGTCATTGCTTATGCCAAGGAGAGGGTCCAGTTCGGGACGACCCTGGCGGAAAAACAGGGTTACACCCACAAGCTTGTGGTGCCGAACGCCGTGCGCCTGGAAGCAGCCAGGGCTTACATCGAGGAAGTCGCCTTCCGGCTGGACAGCGGGGAGGAGGATCTCCAGGTGGAGGGATCCATTGCCAAATATTTTGCCACCGAGGCGGGCGATCGGGCGGCCAACGACGCCATCCAGGCACTGGGAGGCTACGGCTACATCCGCGAGTACGAAGTAGAGAAGATCAAGAGGGATATCAAGATCACCACTATCTTCGAAGGGACGAGTGAGATCCAGCAGAACATCATCAGCATGTTCCGCATGCGGGAGACAGTTCGATCAAAGGGCGGCTATTATTCCGGCATGGCCGATGCCCTTGAGGACCTTCCCGAGGCCTGTGGTTCACGTCTGCTGGCGCAGGGCATCCGAGTTTTGAATGAGGCCATCAAGCTCGGGAGAAAGAACAAGCTGACAAGATCCCAGCACGTCCTATTTCTTTTGGCGGATATGATGACCTGGGTTGAGGTGGGTCAGGCCCTTTGCAAGAAGGCGGCTTCCTGTGGGGATAATGAACGGCGTCGGGATTTCATGATGGCCGTTTCCCGACTGTTTGCGACCGAGGCGGTGGAGAAGATCTACTTTAATGGGCTTAGGATCGCCCGGGGATGCGGCACCCTTCTGGAACCACTGGTTCAGAAACTGGAAGAGCTGGATCTTACGGGAGGAATCGCCGAATACCTGGAAGACATGAACCTGGTATCCAGGGAGTTGTTTGCGTAAGAGTGAGAGAGAACCGAGGGACGAGGAATCTGGATTTTCAGAATGCACGATTCGGGATGGTGCCGCGAAAGAGGATGTTTCGTATTGACTCCGGATCCATCGGCCATCCAGCGAGGCCTTGAAGGAGACTAATGGCCCAACGGCCAAGAGAAGGGATGTCGGAGAGAAAGAAGACTTTCTACCGCCGTTCGGGGCAACCCCCGCGAAGGAGGCGACCGTCGGGGCGGCGGAGAGGCTTTTGTGAAAATCCGAGAATCGATCCCCAATTGAAAAAGGCCTTTGACCGTATCGGGGTTCCGGAGGCCGAACCCTTCAAGCCTGATCCGTTCCAGGTGGAGGCCTTGGAGAAGATCAGGGATTATGACGTCCTGGTAAGTGCCCCGACCGGTTCCGGCAAGACCTGGATCGCCTCCCAGGCTATCTCTTCCTACCTGGCAGGGGGGAAGAAAAGCTGGTACGCCTCGCCCCTCAAGGCCCTGTCCAATTCCATCTACCGGCAGTTTCAGCAGGAATTCGGAAAGGAGCGGTGCGGCATTCTAACGGGTGACCGGAAGGAGAACCCGGAAGCCCCCATCATCGTCGGCACCACCGAGATCCTCAGAAACCAACTCTATGACGCCATGCAGGAGGGGACGAGCCTCCAGGCGGACCTGGTCATCCTTGATGAGGCCCATTACCTGAGTGATCCGGATAGGGGCGTGGTATGGGAGGAAGTTCTCATCTACCTTCCTGCCAGGGTCCGGCTCCTCCTCCTCTCAGCCACCCTCTCCAATGCGGAGGAGATCGCCGAGTGGCTTGAGGAGAACCGGGGTGTCAGGACCTGGGTGGTCCAATCCCATGAGCGACCCGTTCCCCTGGAAATGCTTTTTCTTTTCCCAGACGGGCTCCTGTCTCCTCTCGGAGGAAAGAGAGGGCTGGTGCCACGGGTCAAGAAATTCGTTTCCTCCGGGGCAGACCGTGGAAAGAGACGGCGCAGCCCAAGACTGAACTATGGGGAAATCCTTCGCTGCTTGAGGATTTTCGATCTGCTTCCGGCTATCTTTTTCCTCAAGTCCAGGGTGGACTGTGATCAGGCTCTTGCCACGTGTTCTCCCTCTGGCATATCCCTTGAAAAAAGGGAAAAGGTTCGAAGGGAAGTCAAGTCCTTTCTCCGAAAATATCCCCACCTTGAAGGCCACCGCCAGATAGGCCCACTCCTCGATTCGTTGGTGGGGGCCCACCATGCGGGCCAGCTTCCTTACTGGAAGGTCTTGATCGAAACCCTTATGAACAAGGGATACCTGGAGGCCATTTTTTCCACCTCCACAGTGGCGGCCGGAGTCAATTTTCCCGCAAGGACCGTTGTTCTCGTTCAGAGCGACCGTTTCAACGGGCGGGAGTTTTCCGACCTTACAGCCACGGATCTCCATCAGATGACGGGGCGGGCCGGTCGGAGGGGGAAGGACCAAATCGGATTTGCCTTGGTGATACCCGGGATACACCAGGATCCACAGCTCATTCAGGATCTGCGGGATTCTCCACCTGAACCCCTTAAAAGCCAAATCCACATAAATTTTTCCATGACACTGAATCTGCTTCTCTCCCACAGGCCGGAAGAGGTCAGAACACTTCTGGATCGAAGTTTCGCCCATTTCCAGGAAAAAAGGTCGGGGGGGCAGGTTTCCCGGAAATGGAAAGAGTTACTGGAAGACCTGAGGCGACTCCTTCCCCGGGCGGCCTGCGGCGGTGATCCATATGAGATCCGGGAATTCATCCAAAAGCGGGAGAGATGGCAGCGTGAGATCAGGAGGCTTGGCTCAAAAAGCCGGAAACGTGCACACCAAGAGGCCGTGAGGAAAGCCCTTGTCCCTGGCCGGCTTTTCATCCACAGAAACGGCCAAATCTTTGCAGCCCTTCGAATTTCCAGGATGAAGGAAAGAGACGTTTGCTTCGCAGTAAATGTCCGGGAGAGGTCCGTGGGCTCTTCCAGCAAGGCAAAACCGAAGATCAGAAGGATCGCCCTCGGAAAGGTAAAGGCCCTTTTGGATCATACGCTCGATCTATCCGGGACGGATTCCGCAGAAATGGCCCTTGAACTCGCCAGGGACCTGGATTTGATCGGACTTCAAGTACTCCCCACGAAATACACGGAGGAGGAAGGAAAAGACGACGCCCTCGGCCGGTTGATGGAGAAGGTTCGATCTCTCCCATGTCAGGATTGCACCCATACAAAGATCTGTCATTCCGGGAAGAACAAGGAACTGAAGAAACTGCTCAATAAATGGTATTCTCTCGGAGATGCAGTTGATGGGATAAGCGAAGGTCTATGGGCCAGCTTTAAGAGACATCTCCGCTTTTTAAAAGAGACAGGGTTTGTGGACAACGAAGATAGACTCACGCCCGACGGGATCTGGGCCTCCAAGCTGAGGCTGGATCAACCTCTTCTCATCGCCGAAGCCATCCGGAAAGGTGCCTTTGAAGGAGTTCCTCCAGAGATTCTGGCTGGATGTCTCGCACCTTTCGTATGGGACCGAGATCAGGAGATCGAACTAAAGGCAGAGGGCCCCTTCGAGTACAAAGCACTCCGAAAACATTTCTCAAATGTTTTAAAAGGCATTGAAGAAATTCGCAGGTTGAAGGCCGCCCGGGGTTTCGATTCTCCCCAGATTCTTTTCTGGCCCGCCGTCGCCGTCTACCTGTGGTCCAAGGGGGTTCCCTGGGAACCCCTCATCTCGTTCCTCCCTGTAGATGAAGGGGACATGGCCTCACTCATCATCCGAACCGCCGACCATCTCAGACAAGTGGCCAATCTAGAGGAAACTCATCCGGAACTGGCCCGAACGGCGAAGACCGCTATCGATCTTATCATTAGAGAGCCTGTATTTATTGAATGACGGCGCGAATCCGGAATTGTTCGTCGCCCACCTCGGGGGACAGAAGAAATCCCGGTCTTCAGATGAAAACTCGAGTTGGTTCCCTAATGTCATGGATTCCGCGTGAATGGGTAACGGGGGGCTTGGGCTAAAGTTATTTTATGGTAATCCGATCCTTGTTCTGTTCAAATATCTTCTGCCCTATCCCCGGGACCTTTACAATGTCTTCAGGAGAGGAGAAGGGCCCGTTTTCGGTCCGGAACTGTACAATCCTTTCAGCGTACTTCTCTCCGACACCTTTAAGAGCCGTGAGTTGTTCAACCGTGGCTGTGTTGATATTGATCTTTTCTCCTTCATCCGCTGAAACACATGGAACGATAGATATCATGAAGAAGACAACCGAAACGATAACCGCAAATCTTTTCAGCACTTTCAATGTTCTCCTCCTTTTCATCAAGCCCCCCTTCAAGTACCCAAGAAAGTGAGATATTTGCAAAACGCAGCAAGCATAATAAACTCTGACGAAATTTAAGCAGATCTATAAAAGGAAACCATTGCTGTCTAGAATAGAATTGTTTTGTTATTCATTGATAATAAAATCAGATGGATAGCCATACATAACGGTTTTTTCAAATTCAGGTTCTTTTGCAGGCCGGCAGAAAGCAGAGGCTGTGGATGTTTTCCTCGCTAACGTTCCCACCAGAAAGCCGGCGGGCAGGCGCTCCGCCGTCCATGGCTCCGCCCACTGCCTATTTCGGCCCTTCATCTGTCCTGATTCAGGGCCGAAATACGCCCGCTCCGGAGAAAATCCGAAGCCTCTGCTTGGAACGGCCCTATTTTGGACAATAGTGAAAGGAACCCGTAATTCAATAATTCCCGTTATTGCGGGATAGAAAAGTAAAAACCTAAATATTGCTCCATTGGATATGAAGCAGAGCTCATATCAAATCGCATGCCATAATGAAAAGCTTCGAATCGACAGCTTGATTCGATATTACTTGCGATGGGTATAAGTTGCTGTATTTGCAGAGTATTTGCAGAAATCAATTGCTTGTTTTTAGGGCTTTAAAAAAATGAAAACAGTATGTTTTTTAACCATCAAGAGAAAAGAACACAAGGAGCGAGTATCAGGATATGCACAGAAAATTGTGCATGATGTTTGAGGTTTCCTGCACAGACCGGTATGTTTTCTTCACCCGCTGCCGTTGTGGAAATTCAGGCCTCAGCTCTCCTCGAGTTGTGAGGGAATCCGTATTGACGATGGAAGGATTGACATGAGATGTCCGGGGGCCCCGGAGAAGAAGCCTGAGCATAAAAAACCCGGCCATCCGAGGGGAATGGCCGGGTGTGACTTTCGAAGAATTTTTTCTGATTTATTGTCCGGGAAGGAGTTTGGTCAGACCCTTGCGCATTGAAACGCTCTCAATGGGCTGGAGGTTGTTTCCATCCATGAGTACAGTCTCTCCTTCCGATAAGGCGTTCTCATTATCCTTTCTTTCGCTGGCGTGCCCCACGAAGATCGAGAGGGTATCAATGGCCGATTTCATTGCCTCGGCCTGGCCGTTGAGGTCGGCTGAAGCGGAAGCGGATTCCTCCGCGCTCGTGGAATTGTTTTCAGTAACCTTACCGATCTCAGCCATCGCCCCGTTCACCTGCTTGATACCTTGGGCCTGCTCGTGGCTGGCTGATGCGATTTCTTCCAAAAGACGGGTGACTTCCTGGACACTCAAGTTGACCTTTCTATACCTGTTGTCGGTTTCGTTTACGAGTTGAGAACCGTCTTTGATTTTCCGTATGATATGTTCCAGCAATTTCTGGGTATTTTTGGAGGCTTCCGCCGACCGGAGTGCCAGGTTGCGTACCTCGTCCGCTACAACCGCAAACCCGGCGCCCGCCTCTCCGGCCCTCGCCGCCTCAACTGCGGCATTGAGCGCCAGGAGGTTTGTTTGAAAGGCGATCTCGTCAATGGTTTTGATGATCTTGGCTACGTTATCGCTGGCCGTCGATATATCTTCCATGGACTTGATCAATTCCTTCATAGATGTATTGGCATCAGAAAGATAACCCAATCCCTCCGTCGAAAGGCGATTCGCCTTCTTGGAGTTTTCCGCATTTTGACTGGTCATGGAAGAAAGCTCTTCCAGAGAGGAAGAAGTTTCCTCTATAGAAGCCGCTTGGCGGGCCGCACCCTCGGCGAGCTTACCGCTGGAAGCGGATACCTGAGAGGCGGCCAGGGTAACCTTGGAGGCTGTTTCCGTAAGGAGTGAAATAGTTTTCAAGAGGGGTTTTGCAAGGGAGCCGGAAAAAAGATGAACGAATGGCAGGATGAAAAGGATGCATCCGAGATAGACGATACCGAGAAGCTTCATTATTTGTCTGTTGTTTTCCCTCAAGTAAGATTTGGACCGAAGCACAGTGACGGTGCCGGCCCTGCCTTTCTCACCGTAAAGCGGCAGGATCACCTGGAAAAAGTCCCCATCCTTTCCCAGGTTAATTTCGCTGAAACTGGCATCCTGTTCGGTGAGGGCCGGGCCGGAGGCCTTTTCGGGGAGGTTTTCGGCTTGAAGCTTCAGGTATGCTTTCCGGGTGCCGGCGATCAAATCTTTCTTGGAAAATAGGTTGACATCCATACCAGTCAGCTTCGCCATTCTGGAAGCGAACGGCCCGCCGAGCCTCATGTAAGCCGCTGCGAATCCCGCCTGTTTTTTCTCAAGGTTCCCTGTTTTCTCGTTGAAATAGTTGCCCAATATCGGGGAATAGGCGACCAGACAGATTTGCTGGTCGATTTCTTGAAAGGTGACTATTTCTTTGGTCGGAATGACTCCACTGAATTTAAACCCCACAGAGACACCCTGAGGGAGGCTCTCCTTCATCTCAAGAGACTCCAAGGACAATTTTTCCCCCCTTTTCAGGGTTGTAAAATGAAAAGAGGCCTTTGGAGAATGGGAAGCATAGGAGACAAGGATTCCGTCTTTCCCTGTTTCATTGTAAAGGGCGATGAGGTCGCCTTCCACGTCGTAAACGGCCACTCGCCATAGGTTGGAGGTAAGGCCGATCTGGAAGAGGGTATTGCAGATTTCCTTGTTGGTATTTTCGGTAATGGTGCTGACATCATTTCCTTTCTTGAACTCAAGGAGAAATTTAACCTTCCCCCCAATCTTGTTCACCGTTGCGGCCTGTCTTGTATTTATTAAAAGTTTTTGCTGTTTGGTTTTCAGGTCGTCCCGAACGATATTGAGGGCATTGGCAAGCTGTTCCTGGGTGGACTTGAGGTTTTGGCGGGTGATGATGGTCGTGACCACGATCCCTGATATAATCATAACGAGGATCACGGTGACCAGCGACCCGAGGGTCAGCTTGCTCTTCAATCCCAATCGTCTCATCTTCCTGTCCTCCTTGCGGTCTGAATGGTCGCCATTGCCCGGACACCGAGGTTTGTTTCCGTAAATGGCCGCAGGATACCTATTGGTTTTTCATTCACATGCCATTGCGGGGGAATGTTCGATTCACACCGGATCCATCTCATTCGTTTCAGGTCCTGTGACCCCTGAAAAGGGGAGCGTTAGAAACGATGCCGGGAGCCTTTCTCACTTGCGTTCAAATACCTTTGACATGGAGAATAGCAAGAACCGTGCCTGCTAAAAGGGGTCCCTCCTTCCCCTTCTCCTCTCTTGTTTATGGATTGTGTCAGATAATCCTGAAGAGCTGAGATGGTTTCGTGCTGACAAATTTTTGACGGGATTACGCTGGCTTTTCGACAAAACAGGGGAAGTGTGAGGGGCAGGGCGATCGAGATTGTTGCGGGTCCCATACATGGAGCCCCACGGGCAGGCCCGTGGTCTTCTGCTAAGGCGGATAAAGCGATGCTCAACTAGTGCCCATCCATAAATGGCCCTTTTGCCCAATCTTTGCGTCAGGCTCAGATTTTAATCCTCGAAATACTTCGATGTATTCCTGTGGTTAAAATCTTCGCCTTCCTTGACCTTGAACAAAATTGCCTATTTATGGATGGGCACCAACTAGAAAACGGTCGATTCCTACAATCTCTGCGCCCGCCTGTGGTCGCCCTGTAGGACGCTATGCACGAGTTGAATGAATATGGGGTTGTCCGTCTATTTTTTGTGGAAAACCTCAGTTTATCCAGAAAGATTTTTCTTGACATAAGTTTTATTGATCGATTATGAAATAAAACGAAAAAATTATTACAATCCCGGATAAAAAACTCTCACATGCCTGAAGAATAGTATAGGCAGCTTGAAAATTCCCGGACAGGCTGACTTCATCCGAAGTAAAAAAACCGTCCTCGCCTTGAAACCTGATAACGTTGTTCTGGACAAAGGTTGGTGGACCACAACAAATATATTCCAATTACTGACGTCCATTGGTGTTAAGACTTCAAAAACTCGAAGGACTAAGGTGAATCCGGAATCGCATCCATTTTCAAGGGTTCCGGTGAGTAAACCCGGCAAAACCTTGGGTTCTTCGTACCGAA
This window of the Deltaproteobacteria bacterium genome carries:
- a CDS encoding acyl-CoA dehydrogenase family protein, whose protein sequence is MPEQSRMDPEMLSMVLDTLSKLEREKLTLEAKLEMDRSGEFPEELVRFMLGPDMALHLIFIPEEYGGLGAGAMDIAVISEKMARMDMALATSFLAICLGMDPLRVGATPEQKEKYIRKIAEEGLIVGYGVTEPEAGSNVQALKTKAERVLDENGAVKGYRLNGQKQFITNGGVAQLFTILADAPDGPSFFVVEGGTEGLIPGKHEDKHGIRASNTCSLTLEDLYVPVENLVGGVEGQGLKQSNQVFGYTRLMVATFGLGGGVAALDKVIAYAKERVQFGTTLAEKQGYTHKLVVPNAVRLEAARAYIEEVAFRLDSGEEDLQVEGSIAKYFATEAGDRAANDAIQALGGYGYIREYEVEKIKRDIKITTIFEGTSEIQQNIISMFRMRETVRSKGGYYSGMADALEDLPEACGSRLLAQGIRVLNEAIKLGRKNKLTRSQHVLFLLADMMTWVEVGQALCKKAASCGDNERRRDFMMAVSRLFATEAVEKIYFNGLRIARGCGTLLEPLVQKLEELDLTGGIAEYLEDMNLVSRELFA
- a CDS encoding helix-hairpin-helix domain-containing protein, whose translation is MKRRRTLKVLKRFAVIVSVVFFMISIVPCVSADEGEKININTATVEQLTALKGVGEKYAERIVQFRTENGPFSSPEDIVKVPGIGQKIFEQNKDRITIK
- a CDS encoding DEAD/DEAH box helicase, translating into MSERKKTFYRRSGQPPRRRRPSGRRRGFCENPRIDPQLKKAFDRIGVPEAEPFKPDPFQVEALEKIRDYDVLVSAPTGSGKTWIASQAISSYLAGGKKSWYASPLKALSNSIYRQFQQEFGKERCGILTGDRKENPEAPIIVGTTEILRNQLYDAMQEGTSLQADLVILDEAHYLSDPDRGVVWEEVLIYLPARVRLLLLSATLSNAEEIAEWLEENRGVRTWVVQSHERPVPLEMLFLFPDGLLSPLGGKRGLVPRVKKFVSSGADRGKRRRSPRLNYGEILRCLRIFDLLPAIFFLKSRVDCDQALATCSPSGISLEKREKVRREVKSFLRKYPHLEGHRQIGPLLDSLVGAHHAGQLPYWKVLIETLMNKGYLEAIFSTSTVAAGVNFPARTVVLVQSDRFNGREFSDLTATDLHQMTGRAGRRGKDQIGFALVIPGIHQDPQLIQDLRDSPPEPLKSQIHINFSMTLNLLLSHRPEEVRTLLDRSFAHFQEKRSGGQVSRKWKELLEDLRRLLPRAACGGDPYEIREFIQKRERWQREIRRLGSKSRKRAHQEAVRKALVPGRLFIHRNGQIFAALRISRMKERDVCFAVNVRERSVGSSSKAKPKIRRIALGKVKALLDHTLDLSGTDSAEMALELARDLDLIGLQVLPTKYTEEEGKDDALGRLMEKVRSLPCQDCTHTKICHSGKNKELKKLLNKWYSLGDAVDGISEGLWASFKRHLRFLKETGFVDNEDRLTPDGIWASKLRLDQPLLIAEAIRKGAFEGVPPEILAGCLAPFVWDRDQEIELKAEGPFEYKALRKHFSNVLKGIEEIRRLKAARGFDSPQILFWPAVAVYLWSKGVPWEPLISFLPVDEGDMASLIIRTADHLRQVANLEETHPELARTAKTAIDLIIREPVFIE